The Nitrospirota bacterium DNA window GAGTGATCAATCGTCGCCGATAGGTCCCGTCTCTGGTTATGCCCTGGAGCAATAACTGATATCATCCCTTTTGCATGGAGGGGCGGGGAAACTGTTTTCTCCTTGACAACTGTCAACCATATCAGGGCCAGGTCTTTTATTTTGACATTTACGCGTTTCATGCAGTAGTCCTGTATCATGCCCTGCAATCTTTAAGTTTCCACCGTGCTATTCACCGTCCGACCCATTCCTCCGCCGGGGTGAGCAGGAATTTTTCCAGGGTTATGCCGTCTTCCCCGATCAGCAGTTTCCGCTTCGGCTTGAAGGTCTTTTCAAAGGCGTCCATCCCCGGAAGCCCCTCCTTGTGCGAGCCGCTCTTGACCTCGATGGCGACCACGGTCCTGCCGGAACGCAGAACAAAATCCACCTCCCGGCTTCTTTCGCGCCAATAGAAGATCTCAACGCCTGTTCCCGCAGCACTGTTGATCAGATGGGCGCCGACCGCCGATTCCACCAGCCTGCCCCAGGACTCCCGGTCTTTGCGCGCCGCTTCGAAGGTCATCGGCGATTGCGCGCTGATGAGCGCCGTGTTCAATACCTGAAGTTTAGGGCTCGATGCCCGCTCACGGATCCTCTGCGCGGCGTACTTGTGCAGGCCGGTCAGCATACCGGCGCCGGCAAGCAGTTCCAGGTAGTGGGCCAGGGTCGTTGTGTTGCCGGCGTCCTGGAGCTGGCCGATCATCTTTTGATAGGAGAGTATCTGGCTGGAATACGAGCAGCCGAGCTGGAAAAGGCGCCTGAGCAGCGCGGGTTTGTCGACCCGCGTCAGGAGCAGGATATCGCGGGAAAGGGTCGTCTCGATAAGCGAGTCGATGATGTAGCGCGACCAGCGCTTTTGGTCGGCGATCAGGCCCGCTGCTCCGGGATAGCCGCCGAAATAGATGAACTGGTCAACATCCCACCCAAAGGCCTCCTGCATCTCGGCGTAGGACCAGTGGACTACGGGTATGGTTTCAAAACGGCCTGCGAGGCTTTCGGTCAGCCCCCGCTGAATGAGGAGCGGCGCCGAACCCAGCAGAACAACCTTGAGGGATATTTTTTTTCGGGTGTCGTTGTCCCAAAGTTTTTTTATCACTTCGGACCAGCCGGTCACCTTCTGGATCTCGTCCAGGACAAGGATCGCCCCGCTCTTGCCCGCTGTCTCCGCAGCCAGCAGCCTTCCGGTTTCCCACTGCTGTTCGACCCAGGAACGGCTCTGGAGCGTTGGTTCGTCAGCTGAGGCGTAGTGGACAGGGATGCGGATCTCGTCCGCCACCTGGCGCACCATCGTGGTCTTCCCTGTTTGCCTTGGTCCTGCCAGGACCTGGATAAACCTGCGCTGTTCTCGCAGTCGCTTCACCAGCGTATCATACATGGGGCGATGATACATATCTATCCGGACCTCCTGAATGGCTGAAACAGGAAACAACGCGATTTACCGCGTTAGAAAACCTGTTCTCCAACGGGGTTTACAAATTACTCAATACGTTGAGTGATTTTACTCAGGTCTGTTCTTGATGTCAAGCGACGTTTTTTCACCGATGGATAGCAGGCGGGGGTCAGCGTTGGGGGTTCCGAGAACCTATGGGGTCAGACAAATCAGTAATCAATTTCTTGCCGTATTGGGCTTTCTTGCTGCCCTGCTGTTCCTCTTCCACGATCTCGCGCCCGATCAGCCAATTGGCAACAACCTGGCATGCATCCGGTGGTAACAGTTTAGTCCTTTTCTGACTGCCGAAAAGATAGCGAGTCGCTCCCCGTCCTGTCATCAGGCAAGCGGGTAACCACCATGCCGCCATTCTATGCTCCATCGGATATATTTTCAGCTTGAATTGTTGAACAGCGCGGCCTGCGCCGTGGCGGTATCGGCGGTATGGAGGATGTGCAGAAATTCCCGTGGATGAACGCCCTGCCTTCTGGCGGTCTGCACCAGCGTGGGAATGATACTGTGCGTCTTTATCCCGTTGTCCGATCTTGTTCCGAAGCAAACCTTACGAAAGATCACCATATGCCGAAGCGACTGCTCCGCATGATTGTTCGTAGGCGGCACGCCGGGGATGCGCAGGAAGGTGAAGAGGTGTTTCTGCTCAGGGCCGATAAGATACGACCGCAGCGTTTCGGCGGATTTGAAGCGATGCGGTTGCTTGCATATTTTCGTGAGTTCCCGTATGAACCGGCGCTCGAAATTCGCCGCCTCCTTCCAGAGTACCTCGCCGGATTTCAGGTTCCGCCCCGCCTCGCAGGCCCGTGAACAGAGACCCATAACATGATCGCAGAAGAGGGTGACGGCGGAATCTTGCTCGTGCTGCGGCAGGAGCGCATGTTCCTGGCGGATGGCTTTGGCGTTGGTGATGATATGCGCCAGACACGCCTGAAAGTCCCGTCCGATGCCGTTATAGGCGGCATACCGGTCTCGCACCACTACTCCGTCAAAATCCACCCCGAAGACGGTCTTCGCCGCGTCCATGGACCGATGCCGGTCTATGTGAAAATAGGCAAGGTTGTCGTTGCCCGCGAACCATACGAAATGCCCCTTGCCGTCATTTCTCCATGAGGTTTCGTCGGCATGCACTACGTCCGAAGCCCTGACCTTCTCGCGGATATCCTCGTAAATGGCCGCCCCCCGTTTTGCCGTCTTGTTGTCAAAACCCACGAGCGAGGCCGGAACGCAGGAGAGGCCGAACAAGTCCTCAAGCATCAGTTGCACCTTCCGATAGGATATGCCGATCCTGTAGCGAAGATAACCAGCCGTGGACTTTGCAATCGGCCCGATGGGCGCGTTGGGGATTTCATCCGCGCCCGCCCCTACGACCGACCGGTTGCAGCCATGGCAGAAAGCCTCCTCATGCAGATACTTCGTGACCACGGTTTGCGGTTTGACGACAATGTCCTCCTGAATATGCTCATGTATCGTACCCTCGGGCGTCAAGTCATGCGACCCGCAGTGAGGACATACCGAAGGTAAGGGCACAGGGACAATCCTATCGATCCGCGAGGGAACCGGCCTCGTCCACGCCGGATGCCCCACGGGCGCGCCGCGTTTCTTCGGTTTCGTCCTGGTTGATGACGGACCGCTTGACATCTCATCCCGTTTCCGGTTCGGCTTGAACTGCTTTCGATGCAAGGCCTGATACTTGGCCCGAAGCTCCGCATTCTCCCGTTCCAGGACACGCACCCGATCCTCGCTGGTTTTCAAAGCAGCGGAAAAGCTATCGATGATTTGCAGATGCTCATGATATACATCGTCGGCCCGCCGATACTGTCCCAGGACCCACGACGTGGACAAGCCGTCCAGATAGGGGCAGGAATGCTCATACATGCACACAAAATCATGGGGCGGATACGGGTAACGCGGCATTCCTATTTATTCTCCAGGTTCAGGAGCTCCCAGTTGACCCTAGAAAGCTTTTGGATAAGAGTCCAGAGCTTCTTATAGCGTCCATTCATCTCCACCGCCTTGGGAACGATATCTTTCCGAACGTACAGCGTAACGGTCTTTCCCTCCACCTTAGTCGTCAGGTTATATCCCGACATAGAGGGGGACTTGGCGACTGAGCCGATCAGAAAGCTATCGAGCATTGCTGCAATGTCCTCTCTGAGCCTGGCCTGCTGTTTCCTTAAAAGATCGATCCGTTTCATGGTATTGGCCTCCTTCTTGCATGAGTATTATTACTCATATATTTTAGCCTAAAAAAGCCCGCAAGTCAAGTGAATTGCGGGCTACCTGCTAAAATAAATCAGAAAAGGACTAAACTGTTACGTATGAGCGTATGGAGCATCCGGGGTCAGACTTAAAGATTGAGTTATATCACTTCATCAAAGGCCTATGCAAAGCGCATGGAGCCGAGCGTATTGCCTATGAGGATATTCCAACTAATGATAAAAGTAAAGCGGGTTTTTGAGGCAAAAGGTCTGTGCAAAGCGCAGAGGGCATGGCGTGGAGCCTTATCACTCGCAAAGGACGCCCCCGCTCGGGTCGAGGGCAGGCTCCGGACGCAAAGAAAGTCTATTCCCGGATTTTTTAAATATAATGATTTTCCTCGCTGTTCATTTATCCCTGCGGCACATAAACCACATATCCTCTTGGCGGGGCGTAAAATTCGCCCTGGCCGTCCTCATGGGTCTGTTGTTCCAGGGGAATGCCGTCGTCGTTCTTTCCACTCCATGCCGCGGGAACGAATGTCGTGTTCTTCCACTGGGTTTTGACCACGGTCCCGTTCCACTTGTCACTCCCGTTGTTCAGGACAAAGATCAACCCGCTCTGCCAGTCGATGCCCTGCCGCTGCATGATGTAGAGGTTGTCATCGCAATGAAGGACCGTCGTCGTTCCGCCCGCGTGGTCTTCGTGGACCCGTACGAGGGCCGCTATGCCGTTGTGCTCTCCCGGCAGACCAAGCCCCCACGTGTAATAATCCTGCCAGAACACGCAGGGATATCCTTCATGGGTCAGGATAAAGGCATAGGCCAGCATCTTGTCGTTCACGATGGGGGGATTGTCGTTGTCGCGGAAGTCGTGGTTTTCCACGAAGGTCACCGCTTCGAACGGACGGTCCTTCATCAGTACGCCGCCGTCAACCAGCTGCCGCAGGCTGAATCCATTTGTATCGCAGAGATCTTTCAACCGGTCGCGGAGCGGAAAATCGAAGGCGCCTACCCGGTGCTCCGCCCATCGGTTGACCGCATCGAGCCAGTCGTCGATGTAGTCGTCACCGGACCAGCATTCGGCCACGCCGAAGATATCCACCGGCCTGCCCTCGCGCGTATAGTTCCGGTCGTGGATCGCGCGGATGATCCAGGCGCCGAACCCCTTGACGAAATCGTAGCGGAATCCGTCGAAACCGATCTCCTCGACCAGCCACTTGGCATGGTTGAGGATGCCGGTCGAGACGCGCGGATTGATATGGCAAAGGTCCGGCATGTCGCCGAAGGTGACGCTGTCCAGC harbors:
- a CDS encoding IS66 family transposase; this encodes MPRYPYPPHDFVCMYEHSCPYLDGLSTSWVLGQYRRADDVYHEHLQIIDSFSAALKTSEDRVRVLERENAELRAKYQALHRKQFKPNRKRDEMSSGPSSTRTKPKKRGAPVGHPAWTRPVPSRIDRIVPVPLPSVCPHCGSHDLTPEGTIHEHIQEDIVVKPQTVVTKYLHEEAFCHGCNRSVVGAGADEIPNAPIGPIAKSTAGYLRYRIGISYRKVQLMLEDLFGLSCVPASLVGFDNKTAKRGAAIYEDIREKVRASDVVHADETSWRNDGKGHFVWFAGNDNLAYFHIDRHRSMDAAKTVFGVDFDGVVVRDRYAAYNGIGRDFQACLAHIITNAKAIRQEHALLPQHEQDSAVTLFCDHVMGLCSRACEAGRNLKSGEVLWKEAANFERRFIRELTKICKQPHRFKSAETLRSYLIGPEQKHLFTFLRIPGVPPTNNHAEQSLRHMVIFRKVCFGTRSDNGIKTHSIIPTLVQTARRQGVHPREFLHILHTADTATAQAALFNNSS
- a CDS encoding alpha-amylase family glycosyl hydrolase, with amino-acid sequence MGVIMQAFYWDCPRMEGKEYQWWKHVRDEIPSLKSAGFTVLWLPPASKAANVGGMSMGYDVYDYYDLGKYPQKAVRKIDNEDEVRTWFGSEEDLRSLIRAAHDREMKVYADLVLNHNNGADAEEFNPITNRMWWTRFTPQSGMFTRDWTCFNPSPYQALDSVTFGDMPDLCHINPRVSTGILNHAKWLVEEIGFDGFRYDFVKGFGAWIIRAIHDRNYTREGRPVDIFGVAECWSGDDYIDDWLDAVNRWAEHRVGAFDFPLRDRLKDLCDTNGFSLRQLVDGGVLMKDRPFEAVTFVENHDFRDNDNPPIVNDKMLAYAFILTHEGYPCVFWQDYYTWGLGLPGEHNGIAALVRVHEDHAGGTTTVLHCDDNLYIMQRQGIDWQSGLIFVLNNGSDKWNGTVVKTQWKNTTFVPAAWSGKNDDGIPLEQQTHEDGQGEFYAPPRGYVVYVPQG
- a CDS encoding AAA family ATPase, with the translated sequence MYHRPMYDTLVKRLREQRRFIQVLAGPRQTGKTTMVRQVADEIRIPVHYASADEPTLQSRSWVEQQWETGRLLAAETAGKSGAILVLDEIQKVTGWSEVIKKLWDNDTRKKISLKVVLLGSAPLLIQRGLTESLAGRFETIPVVHWSYAEMQEAFGWDVDQFIYFGGYPGAAGLIADQKRWSRYIIDSLIETTLSRDILLLTRVDKPALLRRLFQLGCSYSSQILSYQKMIGQLQDAGNTTTLAHYLELLAGAGMLTGLHKYAAQRIRERASSPKLQVLNTALISAQSPMTFEAARKDRESWGRLVESAVGAHLINSAAGTGVEIFYWRERSREVDFVLRSGRTVVAIEVKSGSHKEGLPGMDAFEKTFKPKRKLLIGEDGITLEKFLLTPAEEWVGR